From Chelatococcus sp. YT9, a single genomic window includes:
- a CDS encoding ABC transporter substrate-binding protein, giving the protein MRYRLLAGLAAVALITGANGAFAASPSNALVIGTNLGAIPALDPAAINARTVSEVVSNLYDNLVIVNPDDLTTIRPMLAEKWTISDDKRTITMTIRKGATFSSGNPVTAEDAAWSIQRVIKMGAVGSTDVALWGFTKDNVDSLVQATDPQTLVIKLPEPVSTDLVLYSLAGASLGIVDKKTVLANEKNGDLGQNWLKSNSAGSGPFKLTQWRPNDILLTDARADYWAGAPAMKRVVMRHVPESGNMRLQIEAGDIDVGQYMASGDIEALEAKGATIDPGPGLGFYYIALNTQDPDLAKPKVREAFQHILDWKPLAATTMKYNGFPWQSIIPKGMAGAPTGEPTGHEYDPEKAKKLLAEAGYPNGLKKTLFPSSDALLKMAVALQDSARKAGVEFEIVPGEHTPDFRARKFQVLVGNSGTRLPDPFGTLVQYAYNPDNRDEAKLGGYYLWRTALDAPELTKLVDQSKAETDPEKRKALFEQVDKGYQALPPTLIVTLQRTDPYVIKKGVSGYVGHPTWSTRWFDVKKN; this is encoded by the coding sequence ATGAGATATCGACTTCTGGCCGGGCTCGCGGCAGTAGCGCTGATCACTGGCGCTAATGGCGCGTTTGCGGCCTCCCCATCCAATGCGCTCGTCATCGGCACCAATCTCGGAGCCATCCCGGCGCTTGATCCTGCCGCCATCAACGCGCGCACAGTGTCGGAAGTCGTGTCGAACCTCTACGATAATCTGGTCATCGTGAACCCGGACGATCTCACCACAATCCGGCCGATGCTGGCGGAGAAGTGGACGATCTCCGACGACAAGCGCACGATCACCATGACCATCCGCAAGGGCGCGACATTCTCTTCGGGCAATCCCGTGACCGCCGAGGACGCCGCCTGGTCGATCCAGCGCGTCATCAAGATGGGCGCCGTCGGCTCGACTGACGTCGCGCTCTGGGGTTTCACCAAGGACAATGTGGACAGTCTGGTCCAGGCGACTGACCCGCAGACGCTGGTCATCAAGCTGCCCGAACCGGTCTCGACGGATCTCGTGCTGTATTCGCTGGCCGGCGCGTCGCTCGGCATCGTCGACAAGAAGACGGTGCTTGCCAACGAGAAGAACGGCGATCTCGGCCAGAACTGGCTGAAGAGCAACAGCGCGGGCAGCGGGCCCTTCAAGCTCACACAATGGCGGCCAAACGACATCCTGCTGACGGATGCCCGCGCCGACTATTGGGCCGGCGCACCCGCGATGAAGCGCGTCGTCATGCGGCACGTGCCGGAATCCGGCAATATGCGCCTGCAGATCGAGGCGGGCGATATCGACGTGGGCCAGTATATGGCCAGTGGAGATATCGAGGCGCTGGAAGCCAAAGGCGCGACGATCGATCCTGGCCCCGGTCTCGGCTTCTACTACATCGCGTTGAACACGCAGGATCCTGACCTTGCCAAGCCGAAGGTGCGCGAAGCCTTCCAGCATATTCTAGACTGGAAGCCGCTCGCGGCCACCACAATGAAGTATAACGGCTTCCCATGGCAGTCGATTATTCCGAAGGGAATGGCCGGCGCGCCCACAGGCGAACCCACGGGCCATGAATACGATCCCGAAAAGGCCAAGAAGCTTCTGGCTGAAGCCGGTTATCCCAATGGCCTGAAGAAGACGCTCTTTCCGTCATCGGATGCGCTGCTGAAGATGGCCGTCGCGCTCCAGGACAGCGCGCGCAAGGCTGGCGTCGAGTTCGAGATCGTTCCCGGCGAACACACCCCCGACTTCCGCGCCCGCAAGTTCCAGGTTCTCGTCGGCAATTCTGGTACGCGCCTACCCGATCCGTTCGGCACGCTCGTGCAATATGCCTATAACCCGGACAATCGCGACGAGGCGAAGCTCGGCGGCTACTACCTCTGGCGCACCGCGCTCGATGCACCGGAACTGACGAAGCTCGTCGACCAGTCAAAGGCAGAAACCGATCCCGAGAAGCGCAAGGCGCTCTTCGAGCAGGTGGACAAGGGCTATCAGGCTCTCCCACCGACGCTGATCGTCACCCTCCAGCGCACGGACCCTTACGTCATCAAGAAGGGTGTCTCCGGTTATGTCGGTCACCCCACCTGGTCGACACGTTGGTTTGATGTGAAGAAAAACTAA
- a CDS encoding ABC transporter permease translates to MTTYEAFNRPQRFLRLRQFSGKAVSIVVTLVGLLLLTFTMGRLLPADPVLAVTGSEVDRATYERVYNELGLGEPIWRQFASYIGRIVTGDMGQSLTTGRPVAQDLLTVFPATIELALVAMLCGTLIGVPLGIVAAINRGKLIDHIARIVGLAGHSIPIFWLGLMALFVFYAKLQWVSASGRIDILNEGLVPPITGLMLLDTALQGEWDVFRDALSHIILPGAILGYYSVAYISRMTRSFMLEQLGQEYIISARAKGVSRRQMIWSHAFKNIRVQLLTVLALTFGGLLDGAVLIETVFGWPGLGQYLTRGLKMNDMNVVMGAVLLIGVVFLTINIISDKLYRILDPRTR, encoded by the coding sequence ATGACGACTTACGAAGCCTTCAATAGACCGCAACGTTTCCTGCGCCTGCGCCAGTTCTCGGGCAAGGCCGTTTCCATCGTGGTCACTCTGGTCGGCCTGCTGCTGCTGACCTTCACGATGGGGAGGCTCTTGCCCGCGGACCCCGTCCTTGCTGTCACCGGCTCGGAGGTGGACCGGGCCACCTACGAGCGCGTCTACAACGAACTCGGCCTCGGCGAACCCATCTGGAGGCAGTTCGCGTCCTATATCGGCCGCATCGTGACAGGCGACATGGGACAATCGCTGACCACGGGCCGCCCTGTCGCGCAGGACCTTCTCACGGTCTTTCCAGCAACGATCGAACTCGCGCTTGTCGCCATGCTGTGCGGCACTTTGATCGGCGTTCCGCTCGGCATCGTCGCCGCCATCAATCGCGGCAAGCTCATCGACCATATCGCGCGCATCGTCGGCCTCGCCGGCCATTCCATCCCGATCTTCTGGCTCGGTCTGATGGCGCTCTTCGTCTTCTATGCCAAGCTGCAATGGGTGTCGGCCTCCGGGCGCATCGACATCCTCAATGAGGGGCTCGTGCCGCCGATCACCGGGCTCATGCTGCTGGACACCGCCTTGCAGGGGGAATGGGACGTGTTTCGCGACGCGCTATCCCACATCATCCTGCCCGGTGCGATCCTGGGCTACTATTCGGTGGCCTATATCAGCCGCATGACCCGCAGTTTCATGCTGGAACAGCTCGGGCAGGAATACATCATCTCGGCGCGCGCCAAGGGCGTTTCGCGACGCCAGATGATCTGGAGCCATGCCTTCAAGAACATTCGCGTGCAGCTGCTCACGGTGCTGGCGCTGACCTTTGGCGGACTGCTCGACGGCGCCGTGCTGATCGAGACCGTGTTCGGCTGGCCTGGCCTTGGCCAGTATCTCACCCGGGGGCTGAAGATGAACGACATGAACGTGGTGATGGGAGCTGTTCTGCTCATCGGCGTCGTCTTCCTGACCATCAACATCATCTCCGACAAGCTCTACCGCATCCTGGACCCGCGCACACGATGA
- the nikC gene encoding nickel transporter permease: protein MTSPGARPKSWLKTDTPKDAFQASVQQLYQGWRRFAIHPLGLLGLGIILILVATAVAAPWLTPYDPAAQNMMGRLQPPSSAHWLGTDEFGRDVFTRVVYGARTTLYIIMLVTVIVAPIGLIIGACAGYLGGWADEVLMRVTDIFLSFPGLVLALGFAAALGPGITNAIIAIALTAWPPMARLARAEALSLRNADFIAAVRLQGASRTRIVTRHILPMCLPSVIVRITLNMAGVILTAAGLGFLGLGAQPPMAEWGAMVSTGREYMLDSPWVVAAPGIAIAVVSLAFNLAGDALRDVLDPKAGE from the coding sequence ATGACATCCCCCGGCGCGCGGCCGAAGAGCTGGCTCAAGACCGACACGCCGAAGGACGCTTTCCAGGCCAGCGTGCAGCAGCTCTATCAAGGCTGGCGCCGCTTCGCGATCCATCCGCTGGGGCTCCTGGGGCTCGGCATCATCCTCATTCTGGTCGCCACAGCCGTCGCAGCCCCCTGGCTGACGCCCTACGATCCTGCCGCCCAGAACATGATGGGGCGCCTGCAGCCACCCTCATCAGCCCATTGGCTCGGCACGGATGAGTTCGGACGAGACGTGTTCACGCGCGTCGTCTATGGCGCGCGGACCACGCTTTACATCATCATGCTCGTCACGGTGATCGTTGCGCCGATCGGTCTGATCATTGGCGCGTGCGCCGGCTATCTCGGTGGCTGGGCTGATGAAGTCCTGATGCGCGTCACGGACATCTTCCTCTCTTTCCCCGGCCTCGTGCTGGCGCTCGGCTTTGCAGCCGCCCTCGGCCCCGGCATCACCAACGCGATCATCGCTATCGCGCTCACCGCCTGGCCGCCCATGGCGCGTCTGGCCCGCGCCGAGGCTCTGTCGCTGCGCAACGCGGATTTCATCGCGGCCGTGCGACTGCAGGGCGCCTCGAGAACACGCATCGTCACGCGCCACATCCTGCCGATGTGCCTGCCGTCCGTGATCGTGCGCATCACCCTCAACATGGCGGGCGTCATCCTGACGGCGGCGGGCCTCGGCTTCCTCGGCCTCGGCGCGCAGCCGCCCATGGCCGAATGGGGCGCCATGGTCTCCACGGGGCGCGAATACATGCTGGATTCCCCCTGGGTCGTGGCAGCGCCCGGCATCGCCATCGCCGTGGTGAGCCTCGCCTTCAATCTCGCGGGTGATGCGCTCCGCGACGTGCTCGATCCGAAGGCAGGCGAATGA
- a CDS encoding ABC transporter ATP-binding protein has protein sequence MTDTAKAATKPLIEAQNLRIAFGRGEAAVEVVHGISFTLGREKLGIVGESGAGKSTIGRAIMRLSPPGARVTADRLTFKDVDLLKASEKEMMGLRGRRIGLILQDPKYSLNPVVPVGEQIAEAWRLHHPGRAGAREAAERTLSILEAVKIRDPRRVAKLYPHEISGGMGQRVMIAMMLIAGPDVLIADEPTSALDVTVRLEVLTLLDELIESRGLGLILISHDLNLVRRFCDRVVIMYAGRIMETLKASELDKAEHPYTRGLLGSLPSIHSEQHRLPVLTRDPAWLLGAGAAR, from the coding sequence ATGACCGACACAGCGAAGGCCGCGACCAAGCCCCTGATAGAGGCCCAAAATCTTCGTATCGCCTTCGGCCGAGGCGAGGCGGCCGTGGAGGTCGTCCACGGCATCTCGTTCACACTCGGCCGGGAAAAGCTCGGTATCGTGGGCGAATCCGGCGCCGGCAAGTCGACGATCGGCCGCGCGATCATGCGCCTCTCGCCGCCTGGAGCGCGCGTCACGGCCGACCGGCTCACCTTCAAGGACGTGGACCTGCTCAAGGCCAGCGAGAAGGAGATGATGGGCCTGAGGGGCCGGCGCATCGGCCTCATCCTGCAGGATCCGAAATATTCGCTCAATCCTGTCGTGCCGGTGGGCGAGCAGATCGCCGAGGCCTGGCGGCTGCACCATCCCGGACGCGCAGGGGCGCGCGAGGCGGCCGAACGCACCCTATCCATTCTGGAAGCGGTGAAGATCCGCGATCCCAGGCGCGTCGCCAAGCTCTATCCGCACGAGATTTCCGGCGGCATGGGCCAACGCGTGATGATCGCCATGATGCTCATCGCCGGCCCCGATGTGCTGATCGCCGACGAGCCGACGTCCGCGCTCGACGTCACCGTTCGGCTGGAGGTGCTGACGCTGCTCGACGAACTCATCGAGAGCCGCGGCCTCGGCCTGATCCTCATCAGCCACGACCTCAACCTCGTGCGCCGCTTCTGCGACCGTGTCGTCATCATGTATGCCGGGCGCATCATGGAAACACTGAAGGCATCCGAGCTCGACAAGGCCGAGCATCCCTATACGCGCGGGCTCCTCGGCTCCCTGCCCTCCATTCACAGCGAGCAGCACCGCCTGCCGGTGCTCACGCGCGATCCGGCATGGCTTCTCGGCGCGGGGGCGGCACGATGA